The sequence CTCGGATAAAATGTGAAACATGAGCATCAAGCTCTGCACCGAAATGAGCTATTGCCAAACCTGCGAAAAGAACACCCGCTATTCCTAATTTAACTTTCTTAACATGTAGCTTTCCAAGCATAACTCCAATAACACCAGTCAAACTTATAAAGATAACAGTTGATGCTGTTCCTGATCCTGAGAATAGTGAAAGTATTGAGTCCATGATTTTATCCGCCAATTTTTATAAACTTGCAAGAATATAAAATCAAAATAGTCTTGTCAAGTATATTGTTTACAATTAGTTGTATATGAAGAATATACAAAATTGTATTCATATGTGTAAATGTATATTAAAGAATATTTTTATTTTACTAAACTACAGCTATTTTCTAATATTAGATTGAATCAGACTTGCTATTTTCTTTTGCCTGATCTTGATGTTCCCAACAAAATCCATTTGTATTGTTTGTCATTCTATTACATCTCTCGCCAGAAATTGTAATTCCCTTACATTGAACTTCATCTCTATTTGGTGTGTCAGTTAGACAGGAAATTATCAACAGTACCATAACCGGTAAAAATATTTTCTTCAAGACAACTCCTTATCTAGTTTAGAGTTCTCGAAAAATACCGTTTGCCTGTATGAATAGGAGGAATATAATAAGTTAGCTGGTTAAAACCAAATTTATATAAAACTAATTTTAATATAATAACGAATATGTTATATTTAGTACTTCAAGCTTTTTTCGAACGATACTATTTAATTAAACTTATCTTTTTTATTGAAGTACTACTCCCTATTTCAATCTTTACAAAATATATTCCACTATGGAGATTTACAGCATCAAAACTAAAACTATGAGTTCCTTTAGCTGTAATATTTCTAATAAACTTATCTATTAACTGACCGTTAGTATTTGTTACTGTAATCTTCGCTTCACCTAAATAATTAGATGTAAAAGTGAATGTTGTAGATGCATTAAATGGGTTAGGATAAGATGTTATAACCAAATCAGAATTTTTTTCAAAATTTTCATCAATGTCAGTATAGTTACCTTCGCTATCTGTTCTTAATATCAGTCCATCAGAGTTTCCATATAAAACATCATTTCCTCCTACAGAACCAACAATAAGCAAATCTCCCGAAGATTGAACTTCTTTAACTCTGTTAAAGAAATCAAATTCATCAATGGATAAATTATGATTTTTTTCCCAAATAATATTACCTCCATGATCAACTTTAGCAATTAAACCAAAACAGTCAGCTGAGTTATTGAATTTGAAATTTATAAAGCCTGAAATTATGAAATTTCCATCCGAAGATGTACTAATACTCGTAATCTGATCATTAGTCTCCTCGCTATAATCAAAAACTGTAGACCAAATTTTCATACCATCATCATTTACTTTTGTAATTATACCAACAGTATTTGAATTTATATATGAAGCGTTTGCAGTACCAACACAAGTAAAATAACTTCTATTATCTTCAGTAGTTACAACAAAGTCATAGAAATATTCTGAATCATTGTACTCATTATAGATTTCGCTCCATTCAACCTGAAAATTATTGTCAACTTTACCTATCAATCCTGAATACAAATAAACTGATCCTGTCTCATATCCACAGAAAACAAATCCTCCATCGACTTGGATTATCGATCTAATTATCTGATTTGGGAAATCAAAATCTTCTATTAGATTTCCATCTAAATCAAGAATAAGTAACTTCCCATCTGCATATGGATTCGAAGTTTTACATTCCATTGAAAGTAGTATAGAATCTTCACATAAATAAATACACGAAGCAAACTGGATGTCACTATCACCAAACTGTTTTTCCCATATAATATTTCCTTCCAGATCTGTCTTGATTAATAGAGCATCTTGATCCCCATTGGTATTTACAACTCCACCAAGATAGATAAATTCATTGGATACAACCATTTTAGTTAAATTATATGGATTCCCATTACTATATGTTTTCAACCATTGAGTTCCACCATTTAAGTCTACCTTTACAAGCATACCTTTCCTATGATTGTCAAATGAGAATGATTTTGTAGAACCAACAGCTAGAATATTATTGTCATTCGTAAAATCGAATCCATATATATCATCTTTTTCATTTCCACCATAAGTATGTATCCAAGTAGAGCTGAGTAAAAAAGTACTAAAAGTGAGTAATAATATAAATTTTGTTAACATAAATTCCTCCTATATTATTTTCTTTTAGTTGTAACTATTGTTAGCTTATAAAATCAAAATATCGTTGTCAAGTTTATTGTTTACAATTTCTATAGAACGGCTTATTAATCATTTTTTTAATGACCTACATTTGCAAGGTGTGTATTTTATTTTTAATAGAAGTTGAATCAATTTCCATATCTTCTTTTGCCTGATCTTGATGTTCCCAGCAATATCCATTCGATGAAGTTGTCATTCTGGTGCATCTTTCACCTGTAACAGTAACTCCACTACACTGAACTTCATTTCGATCTGGCAGATCAATTAGACATGAGAATAGAAAAACCAAAATTATAATTACCACAAATTTCTTCATAACCTGAATCCTTAAGATTAGTTATGAAAAGTACCGACTGCCTGTGTTTTAACCAATATACACTAAAAGCATCTGTAATCAAATTTATTTAAAACTGATTTTCAAATATAACTAAATTTATTATATTTCACCAATAGGAGTAAAAATGAAAATCTTGTTGATTTTTCTTATAATAGGTAATCTCTATACGGTGGAGTTGATAAAAACAGATAGCCGATTGTTGCTTTTTGAAGATAATAGATTAACAGAGATTTTTTCAAAAATTAATTTGTTGGAATCTATTCGTAAACAGAATTCTAAATTTACTTCAATCTCTTATCTCAATAGAAATTTTTATCTTCTTGATGTAAATAATAAAAAAATAATCCAAACTGATGAGTCATTGAACATTGTGAGTGAATATAAAATTGACAAAACAATGAAGACAGATCATAAAATTTCTGCAATAAAAAATAATGAAGTTTTGGTGTTTTCTAAAGAGGAGCTCTGCTTTTATAAAATTTACGATGGCAAAATGAAGAGATTTTTACAGTATAACGATAATATCACTAATTGGTATTGCAAAAATGGTTTATTGGTAATAATGAATGATAACATAATCACATTGTATGATTTCAATGGAATATATAAGAAAACAATAAATACCAATATTGAAAACATTCGAAAGATTCATATTGCAAATGACGATATTTTTATTTTGAATAAAGACAGAAAGTTGTTTAAAACGAATAAAGAATTATCAAAATCTCTTGATATCGATGTAGATGATTTTTATATAGATGGAAAGCTGGTCATATTAAAAAATGGAGATTTAATTGAACGAGAAATTTAGGGGTCTTGTCCTTTATGGAAATGGAGTAGAATACAGGATATCTACTGAAAATGGAGAAATAGATGCCAAACTAAGAGGGCGGCTACTGCATGTTACTAAAAGATCACATCACCCTGTTTGTGCAGGAGATTATGTTGAAATTCTTGTTCAGAAAGATGGAAGCTATTACATCGATAAAATCTTACCCAGAAAAAATCGAATATCAAGACCGGCTAATTTACATTTTAGAAAAGAGCAGGTGTTGTCCGCAAATATAGATATTCTTTTCATTATAAATTCGGTTGTTGAACCACCTTTAAATCCTGCTTTTATTGATAGATTATTGGTTTTCAGTGATAATCAAGATATTGACACATATCTGGTTGTCAACAAGTCAGATCTCGGTATAGATGAACTTGATAAATATTATATTGAAGGTTATGAGCAGATAGGTGTTAAGATTATTGAAACATCTGTAAAAGATGGTAAAAATATAGATTTGATTGCAGATTTGTGTAAGGGAAAGGTAGCCTCTTTCATAGGAAAGTCTGGTGTAGGTAAATCTTCAATATTAAATGCAATAGATGATACAATTTTACAAAAAGTTGGTGCTATTTCGGACTTTTCTTCAAAAGGAAAGCATACAACAAAGCAAGCAAGATTATTTCCTCTAAAAGAAGGAGGTTTTATAATTGATACTCCTGGGATTAAGGAGTTTGGTTTGTGGCAGATAAGATCAACAGAGTTAAAAAATCATTTTCCGGAGTTTAGAGAATATTCTTCCCAGTGTAAATATTACAATTGCAACCATCTTGATGAGCCTCATTGCAGAGTAAAAGAAGCTGTTGAAGATGGAGATATTCCTGATTTCAGGTATGAAAATTATATCAAAATTTTCGAGTCATTAACAGAATATGATGATGAATTAAATACAAAGCGGTAAAAATATGAAAATAGCAGTCATTGGTGCTTCAAATGATAGATTCAAATATGGCAATATTATTGTCAGGGATTTAATATCCTGTGGTCATGATGTCTATCCTGTTAATCCTCATGAATCTCTTATTGAAAATTTGAAATGTTATAAAACAATATCCGATCTGCCAGAAGGAATCAATCTTTTGAATTTTGTAGTTCCACCAAAAATCACATTGCAAGTTGTTAAGAATGCCGTAGAGCTTGGGTATAAATTTTTCTGGTTCCAACCTGGTTCTGAAAACCCTGAAGCAGATTTTATTTTGAAAGAATATAAAGACGCAATTGCTATACATTCATGTGTTTTGGTTGATAAAGTAAGGCTAAAAAAGTTAGAAGAAGAACATCGTAACGATAAACAGAACATGATATAAAAAAAAGAGGCTTGCGCCTCTTTTTAGAGATTATTTTTCGTCATTAACCTGGTAAGTTTTCAGATTATTCTTTTTAATCTGATCAGTACTTTTAAGAGAATCTACTATAGTTTGGTTGTTATCTGTTTCGATTTTTTTCTCAATTGTTTCACTTCCTGCGATAATTCCAGAATTTATCATTTTCTCTTTTTCAATGTTGTTATTAAAAATCAAAACACCTACAACAACGGCAGCTACACCAGCTGCATAGGACAAATAAGATTTTAAATTAAAAATTAAACCTTTTTCATCCTTTTTTTCAAGTTTAATTCTTTGCTTCAACTTTTCATTAAAATCGTCACTTAGCTTAAATTCCGGCATGGATTTTATTGCTAAATTCATTATTCTAAGTTCTTTTTCAAACTTCCTGCAATTATTACACTCAGTAGTATGAGCAGAAAGTTCTTTTTCATCATAATATTCACCGTCGATTTTGGCAGAGATCATCTCTCTGTATTTATCGCAAAGATCCATTGGATACCTCACATCTAAATTTAATTATCAATATAATCTGATAGCAGTTCTCTCAAATTCTGTCTGGCACGGTTTAATCTTGATTTGACTGTACCTACCGGAATATCAAGAATCTCTGCAATTTCTTCATAGCTAAGATCGTCTACATCTCTCATAATGATTATCTCCCTAAATTTATCCTCAAGCGTTCCAATTGCTTCAGATATTTTAGATTTAAGCTCATCTCTCAAAACTGGATCAGAAGTATCTGCTTTATTATCGGGAATTTCATAATCACCCTCACCCTCTTTACCAGTTATAGAAAAGACTTCAGCCCTAGATCTTTTCATTATTTCTGTTTTTGCTAGATTTATAGCTATTGTATAAATCCAAGTAGAGACTTTTGCGACATCTTTGTACTTTTCTTTATTGAGATATATTCGAACAAAAGCATTTTGGACAATATCTTCAACTAGGTCACTATTTTTAACATAATAATAGATATGGTTCGATAGCTTCTGCTTATATCTTTCTACTATTTCATTGAACGCTCTTTCATCACCATTTTGGAAGCGATACATCAGCTCTTCATCACTAAGCTTCATTTTCATTCCTCTATTCGCTACATATTGTTAAACTAAACGGAATATATAATGGTTCAATTTTTTTTAAAATTGTTTTTTTTTATTTTAATTTTTTTCATATAGAACTTTTATTATATCCTGAAATTTTGTTTTATTTTACTTAAATGAATTTTTCTTAATGGATCTAGTACTGAAAACTTATTCCTAATAACAAAAATACTTTTTTAATTGAATATTTTAAATACAATCACACCTTGTTTTTTTTGTAAAAATTAAATATAGTGAGTTTATTAACTAATTCGCTGGAAGCTATTATGAAATACCACGTTAAACTTGATAATAAAATGATTGCAGGTGCAAAAACTGCAATTTTACCAGGAGATCCGGGAAGAGTTGAAAAAACTGCAAAATCCATAGATCAACAAGCAAAGTTTTTAGCATCAAACAGGGAATACACCTCTTGGTTGGCGAATTCTGGAAACGAGATGATTTTAGTTTGTTCAACAGGTATTGGTGGTCCTTCTCTTGGAATATGTGTTGAAGAGTTGGCAAGTTTAGGGATAAAAAATTTTTTACGGATTGGGACCACAGGAGCAATTCAGGAAAACATTTCTGTTCCATCATTAATAGTTTCAACAGCATCGGTTAGGCTTGATGGAACTTCTTTTCATTATGCTCCTTTAAATTTTCCTGCTGTTTCAGATTTCCATCTAACAAAAAAGCTTGTTGAAAGTATAGAAAAACTTGGCTATGAGCATCACATAGGTATTACAGCATCTTCTGATACATTTTATCCTGGACAGGAAAGGTATGATACTTTTACAGGTTATGTAAGAAAAGAGTTTCAAGGAAGTTTAAAGGAATGGCAAAAATTAAATGTGCTTAATTTTGAAATGGAGAGTTCAGCATTGTTTACGATTGCATCTGTTTTTGGATTAAAAGCAGCATGTGTTGCCAGTGTCATTGTTAATAGAACAAAAAATGAAACTCCATCTGATAGCGTATTGAATAATGCTGAACGGATGCTCGCCGATGTTGTAAAAGAATTTTGTATGAGTTTGTAAAAAAGGAGATTTATATGAAGAAAATTGATTTAAGAAATCTTGCTTGTCCAGGTCCTGTTATCGAGACTAAAAAAGCCATTGCAGAAACAAATGAAGATCTAATAGTTGTTATAAATTCAGTAGCGTCCAGAGAAAATGTTGGTAGATTTTTACAGAGTCAAAATATTGATCATGTGGTAATAGAAAAAGGGGTTGAATTTGAAGTACATATAAAGAGCAAGTCTGAAAAAGCTGAAGTACAATCGGAAGAAAATGCATCAACTGGCAGAGTTGTTTACATCACTGATGATAAAATTGGGGAAGACTCTGAGCTAGGTAAAATTTTAATGAAAGCATTTATTCATACTATAAAAGATGCTGATATTTTGCCAGAAAAGATTTTCTTTGTGAATAAGGGTGTTTTTATTACTACAAATTGGGAAGACTCAATAAATGATCTAAAAGAATTTGAAAAATTAGGTGTAAAAATTTACTCATGTGGTACTTGTCTTAATTTCTTTAATATCACAGAAAATCTTAAGGTTGGTATGATTGGAAATGCCTACGATACTGTAAATTCTCTACTAAATGCTACTTCAGTTGTGAGGTTTTAGTGAAAAAGTGGTTCATCCTCTTTGATTCTACAAATCACGCAATAATGGCAGAACATTTTCTAAAAAAAGAGAGATTGAAGATTAGAATAGTACCAGTTCCAAGAGAGTTAAGCTCTAATTGTGGAGTTTGTATTCAATGTGAAGAAGACAATAGAGATCAAGCTGTAAATATATTGAAAATTTCTTCTGCACCCTTCAAAGAACTAGTTTCTTATGAGGAAGTAAAATAATTATCTGAATGAAAAATTATCTAATATATTTTCTACATATTGATTATATTGCAATATTAAATGTCTAATGGGGAGCTAAAATGAAATTTTTCATAATTCTTGTTCTAGTTACGGTTGTTTTTGCTGCTACTACTCCGCAAAAATACAAGGATGCGTATGAACTATACAAAAATAAAAATTACGAAGAATCAGTCATATTATTCAATGAATTGATCAACGAAGACAATGATGATTTTTACTCTGGAAATGCCTATTACTGGCTAGGGATGATTGATTACAACTCTAAAAAATATCAAGAATCTGTTCTGAAGTTTTTAAAGGTTCTTACTTGTAAAAACGAATGGAAATATGCAGATGCTATGCTTAAAATAGCAAATTGTTATGAAAGATTAGATATGAATGATAAGGCAATGATCTATTATGATGAAATATTGAAATTAAAAACAAAAAATGAGAAGCTTGTAAGTGATCAGGTACTGGAGATCGCTAAATCTAAAAAAGGAGAATAATTGAAGAAGCTTATAATTTTAGAAACAGATCACAATAATTTCTACCCCCTTACTGCAACTAGAGCTGTAAAAGATCTTTTTTCTGGTTGTATGACTTTTGGAGAAAGAATTAGCAGGATTTTTAGAGAATTTGAAATTCATTATATATATAGAGATTCAGTTGATTTTAATAATGAATTAAAGAAAATTACACCTGATGATTATTTTATAATAAATTCCTCTGTGACAACCCCTGGAAAGATAATTACCTTGATGAGCATGATGGGTACAAGTAAATCTGCTTTTTATTTCAATGGTGATAAATTTATATATGGATTTATCAGTAAAAATGATTTTGATAATATAGAGGATGTCTTAAATTTTAGAAGCCAATTTTCCCAAAATACAGATGCAGAGGCATACAATTACTTATGGGAGATTGTAAATGATAATGGCTCTGTAATAGAGAAAGATATAAAACTTCTTGAGTTAGAACCAATAATCGAAAATTATAAAATAGAAAATGTAACATTAGTTAATAAGTCTCAGATTTTTATAGGTAAAAATGTTAATATAAGAGCAGGAGTTATTATTGATGCTTCTAACGGTTCTGTTTTTATTGATGACGACACTGAAATTATGCATAACACAGTAATTATCGGACCATGTTACATTGGTAAAAAAAATAAGATTAAAATTGGTGCGAAAATATACGAAAATTGTAGTTTTGGAGATGTCTGTAAAATTGGAGGAGAGTTAGAAGCTGCAATTTTCACTGGATACTCTAATAAACAACACGATGGATTTTTAGGTCATGCCTATATAGGAAAGTGGTGTAATTTTGGTGCGGACACTAATAATTCCGATCTTAAAAATAACTATCGAAATGTTCAGGTTGAGTTACATGGAAAACTAATTGAAACGAATAGTCAATTTGCTGGACTATTTATGGGTGACCATACAAAAACGGGAATCAACACTATGTTTGATACAGGAACAGTTGTTGGTGTCGGATGTAATGTTTATGGCGAAGGCTTTCCAAAAAGAAATATTCCTTCATTTAATTGGGGAGGAAAAGCAAAATTGATTAAATATCCTTTAGAAAGAATACTAGACACCTCCAGAGTAGTGATGTCAAGACGAGGAATTGAACTTTCAGAAAAAGAAATTGTTTTATTGAAGAAATTATATAATGGAGACTCTCAATGCTAGGTAAAAAGTTTTATATGTTCACAGTTTTTCTTTTCATTTTAGCCATTTCAGTGAGCTATAGACATGATGAAGCAGATGCTGCTCAACAAAAATCAGATTATTACAGCTGGTTTGAAAAATTGAGTCGAATTGTAAACCTTGTTGATCAGGTTTATGTTGAAGATTTTGATAAAGATAAGGTTATGGAAGGTGCTGTTGAAGGACTCTTAAAAGAATTAGATCCACACTCTTATTATATCTCTCCTGAAAAGCAAAAAAGTGAAGAAGAAGACTTTAATGGCGAGTTTGGTGGAATTGGAATTGAATTCGAAATCAAAGATAAATACTTAACCGTAATAACAGCAATACCAGAAACTCCTTCTGATGAGTTGGGTCTTCAACCTGGGGATAGGATCGTAAAAATTGATGGAGAATCAGCGTTTGATATTACTACAGAACAAGTTTTTAAAAGATTGA comes from Candidatus Delongbacteria bacterium and encodes:
- a CDS encoding T9SS type A sorting domain-containing protein, with amino-acid sequence MLTKFILLLTFSTFLLSSTWIHTYGGNEKDDIYGFDFTNDNNILAVGSTKSFSFDNHRKGMLVKVDLNGGTQWLKTYSNGNPYNLTKMVVSNEFIYLGGVVNTNGDQDALLIKTDLEGNIIWEKQFGDSDIQFASCIYLCEDSILLSMECKTSNPYADGKLLILDLDGNLIEDFDFPNQIIRSIIQVDGGFVFCGYETGSVYLYSGLIGKVDNNFQVEWSEIYNEYNDSEYFYDFVVTTEDNRSYFTCVGTANASYINSNTVGIITKVNDDGMKIWSTVFDYSEETNDQITSISTSSDGNFIISGFINFKFNNSADCFGLIAKVDHGGNIIWEKNHNLSIDEFDFFNRVKEVQSSGDLLIVGSVGGNDVLYGNSDGLILRTDSEGNYTDIDENFEKNSDLVITSYPNPFNASTTFTFTSNYLGEAKITVTNTNGQLIDKFIRNITAKGTHSFSFDAVNLHSGIYFVKIEIGSSTSIKKISLIK
- the rsgA gene encoding ribosome small subunit-dependent GTPase A, with the translated sequence MNEKFRGLVLYGNGVEYRISTENGEIDAKLRGRLLHVTKRSHHPVCAGDYVEILVQKDGSYYIDKILPRKNRISRPANLHFRKEQVLSANIDILFIINSVVEPPLNPAFIDRLLVFSDNQDIDTYLVVNKSDLGIDELDKYYIEGYEQIGVKIIETSVKDGKNIDLIADLCKGKVASFIGKSGVGKSSILNAIDDTILQKVGAISDFSSKGKHTTKQARLFPLKEGGFIIDTPGIKEFGLWQIRSTELKNHFPEFREYSSQCKYYNCNHLDEPHCRVKEAVEDGDIPDFRYENYIKIFESLTEYDDELNTKR
- a CDS encoding CoA-binding protein, producing the protein MKIAVIGASNDRFKYGNIIVRDLISCGHDVYPVNPHESLIENLKCYKTISDLPEGINLLNFVVPPKITLQVVKNAVELGYKFFWFQPGSENPEADFILKEYKDAIAIHSCVLVDKVRLKKLEEEHRNDKQNMI
- a CDS encoding sigma-70 family RNA polymerase sigma factor; the protein is MKMKLSDEELMYRFQNGDERAFNEIVERYKQKLSNHIYYYVKNSDLVEDIVQNAFVRIYLNKEKYKDVAKVSTWIYTIAINLAKTEIMKRSRAEVFSITGKEGEGDYEIPDNKADTSDPVLRDELKSKISEAIGTLEDKFREIIIMRDVDDLSYEEIAEILDIPVGTVKSRLNRARQNLRELLSDYIDN
- the udp gene encoding uridine phosphorylase, with protein sequence MKYHVKLDNKMIAGAKTAILPGDPGRVEKTAKSIDQQAKFLASNREYTSWLANSGNEMILVCSTGIGGPSLGICVEELASLGIKNFLRIGTTGAIQENISVPSLIVSTASVRLDGTSFHYAPLNFPAVSDFHLTKKLVESIEKLGYEHHIGITASSDTFYPGQERYDTFTGYVRKEFQGSLKEWQKLNVLNFEMESSALFTIASVFGLKAACVASVIVNRTKNETPSDSVLNNAERMLADVVKEFCMSL
- the yedF gene encoding sulfurtransferase-like selenium metabolism protein YedF, translated to MKKIDLRNLACPGPVIETKKAIAETNEDLIVVINSVASRENVGRFLQSQNIDHVVIEKGVEFEVHIKSKSEKAEVQSEENASTGRVVYITDDKIGEDSELGKILMKAFIHTIKDADILPEKIFFVNKGVFITTNWEDSINDLKEFEKLGVKIYSCGTCLNFFNITENLKVGMIGNAYDTVNSLLNATSVVRF
- a CDS encoding DUF3343 domain-containing protein; translation: MKKWFILFDSTNHAIMAEHFLKKERLKIRIVPVPRELSSNCGVCIQCEEDNRDQAVNILKISSAPFKELVSYEEVK
- a CDS encoding tetratricopeptide repeat protein, yielding MKFFIILVLVTVVFAATTPQKYKDAYELYKNKNYEESVILFNELINEDNDDFYSGNAYYWLGMIDYNSKKYQESVLKFLKVLTCKNEWKYADAMLKIANCYERLDMNDKAMIYYDEILKLKTKNEKLVSDQVLEIAKSKKGE